TCTCCAAATAGCAAGCCTTCTCAGAGATGTAGCACTCTTCGGGATGTTTGGGATTAAACCGAGTGTGGGTGGAGTACTGAATCACCAAACCCTCTCCTGCTTCTGTCTGGATGTGAGACTTTGGGAACACTTTGCCATTATTGACTCTGTTTGTGCTCATCAGCACCTTCAGCTCGCCCGGTAGCTCATGAACAGAGGAGAGATCTGTGATAGCTGATTCTTGACCAAAGTTAAGCACTATGAGGAAAGCTCGCTGAAGCCCATCAAGCTCTCTGATGTAAGAGAAGACATTGGCATCAGCGTGGATGTAGCAGAACCATCCACGGTTAAGGGGGAGCTCCGATTGACGCAGCGTGTTCAGGTAACGGTACTGAGCCAGAACAGAGGTGTCATCTTCCTTCTGGACCTGGAAATGGAAGGAATGGGAGGAGGATCCAGACAAAGATAAACATAAGAAAACATTGGTCAGATTTTTCTTCAAAGTTGAACATTAGTAAAAGAGTCCTGTACCTCCACATTGACGGTTTTGTAGTCAGGGTGTACCGGCAACCAGGTGACATTAGTTTTGTCATTAAAACCTGCATTCATGTCACCATTCCACTGCATTGGAGAACGCTCAGGGTCCCGACTGGCACTCTGCAGTGAAAGCATATGTATGtctatttattgttatttctaAAATGACATTAAACTGGTTATTTTTAAGCACCTCTGACACAGATGTGTGACATTGAGTGTTTAAAGGTTTCTTCAGTGTGTGCACAGTACCGACCGTATTGTATTTGCCAGCTGGGTCTTGTATCTGACTTGCCGTCACGTTAATGTTCTCCATGCCAATCTCCTCGCCATAGTAGGTGGTGGCCGTGCCTGGAAGGGTCAGCAGCATCATGTTGATGGTACGAACGTAGATCCGACCGGCACTGGAAGAAATTCGAGACCTGTCGTGGTTTCCAACCTAAGAGTGGCagtaagagaaaaaagaagacatgGTGTAGAGGTGAATGAGAAATTAGGACAGAAGGAGGCAGGGTTATACTTTGTGCCTAATCAAAAGAAATTACAGGTAAAAAGTGTTTACTTTTAATCAGCTGCTAATGATTCAACTTTATTGGAGTGTTTTTGAATTGGCAAACATGATTGCTTAGTGTTACTGTTGGCAGAACTACCACCACAAAAGGCCTGTGGTTATAAAGCAAAGGTGTGAGAAGAATGACTCAGCAGTCCATTCTGATGAATGATGGAGGGTTTCTGCATGTTATGTGTCACTGTATGCAGTACTTGCCACTGCTGATACTGATAGAACCTTGATTTGATCCTGTGGTTTTTAACCATTGTGACAGAGGACAATAACCACCCTTAAACATCTTTGTAAGGCAAATACTTACAtcattctcttttttcttttttttttaaagaagccaAGAAATGAGTATATAAACACGACTGTAGGGACTCACCACCCAGTTGGGCCATTTTCCTTTGGGCATGTTGCCCATCCAGAGGTGAACCAGATGTTTAGCCCACACGCCGCTGCTGTTGTGAGGTAGATCCAGCAGGTAAAAGTTAAAGGGGAAGTCACTTTCTTTTTGCAGTTGGGTGCCGTAGTACATCATGGTCTTATCAACCTCCTCATAATCATACGACTCTGTCACCATGAACCTGCAAGCACAGCAGGAATTTGTTATGTGTGTGATAACACACAATGAAGCTTAGCCATCTATGTGGACCTTTTGACACAGAATGTCAGCATATTGTCtttaagcagatttttttttttttttttaatcccacacCAATGTGTCCTTATTTGAAATCCATTTCTTCTATTTCATCTTTACACTAAATCTCAAGTTAATTTTATTAGCATATTTAATGAAACTGTTAAAATGGTTTTGGACATTACTGCATTTTGTAAGCAAAACACTGGATTCACATTTGTTGCAATATTATACACaaggttctttaaaaaaaaaaaaaggcaactgtgacataattacagtaaaaaataagCAGGTAAGTGCATTATAAGTTTCATTTTCTACCATAGTTATATTGAATGCACTTTATCACTTCCCTACCTGTATCTACCAGGCTCCTGGCTGTAGATGTCCATCTCTGCCCTAAACTCTCTCAGTAGGTCATGCAAGCCCACTTGACTGGTGGTGTAGTCACTGTGGAGGTCCCACTCTGTAGTTACCAACTCCTGGAGAGAAATGTGTATGAGGTTATGTAGCATTTATGCAATTTTAGTGACACTGAATTCATTCGTGTTGAATTCTGTAATCAGAAGGTGTGACGTGTGAATATTGGCTCAACTACAGTTTTGTTCTAATTCTGTTGGTGCAAGAAAgatgcaggaagaaaaaaaaatcatcctgtTAAATTCTAATTATGGAGCCACTGAGGAAATCTGACTCACTGGACAACTGTTGGCATTACCAGAGTGCAAAGCATTGGGTTTACAGATTTAAGGGAATGAGCCATAGATCTGTTTCAGTCTTCATTACTCTTTTCAGAGACAGTGATGTCACACCTCTAAAATCATACCAATGCCTTTGTCTGCTTGTAAAGGATAATCTCAAGCCATTAAACTGGCCTAATGTCAATCA
This is a stretch of genomic DNA from Archocentrus centrarchus isolate MPI-CPG fArcCen1 chromosome 15, fArcCen1, whole genome shotgun sequence. It encodes these proteins:
- the slc3a1 gene encoding neutral and basic amino acid transport protein rBAT produces the protein MSFRKDSDSMELGECTRNPGYKDADKDGSAAGDTTSVSDTEGKRDSIGVKRVSDEPDEYKQLKPYAGMPKEVLLLYSSKARYRVPREILFWLTVCCTLALLAVTIAVIALSPRCLSWWQASPVYQIYPRSFKDSDGDGVGDLKGIKEKLDHFEYLNIKSIWISPFYRSPMKDFGYDVEDFRDIDPLFGTMKDFEELLAAMHNKGLKLIMDFIPNHTSDRHRWFNLSRNRDPHYEDYYIWVDCKPDGPKPNNWVSIFGNSSWTYDEVRGQCYLHQFLKEQPDLNFRNPNVCKEIIDLIRFWLEKGVDGFRMDAVKHILEAAHLRDEPQVDPNMPPELVTTEWDLHSDYTTSQVGLHDLLREFRAEMDIYSQEPGRYRFMVTESYDYEEVDKTMMYYGTQLQKESDFPFNFYLLDLPHNSSGVWAKHLVHLWMGNMPKGKWPNWVVGNHDRSRISSSAGRIYVRTINMMLLTLPGTATTYYGEEIGMENINVTASQIQDPAGKYNTSASRDPERSPMQWNGDMNAGFNDKTNVTWLPVHPDYKTVNVEVQKEDDTSVLAQYRYLNTLRQSELPLNRGWFCYIHADANVFSYIRELDGLQRAFLIVLNFGQESAITDLSSVHELPGELKVLMSTNRVNNGKVFPKSHIQTEAGEGLVIQYSTHTRFNPKHPEECYISEKACYLETIGILYKC